In one window of Poriferisphaera corsica DNA:
- a CDS encoding phosphoglycerate kinase, whose protein sequence is MAKKTIADVDVADKKVLIRVDFNVPLNEGKITDDRRIQMALPTIKAALDNGAAVILMSHLGRPKGEGIEPAFSLAPAAARLGEILSSNEVIMATDTVGEDAKAKAAALEAGQILVLENLRFAKEEKKGNADFGKAIADMADVYVNDAFGTCHREHASMVAVPSAMKAAGKPTVCGFLVEKEIKFLADTIATPGRPFVAILGGAKVSDKIVVIENLINICDKIIIGGAMAYTFFLAKGIKVGNSLVEPDFVEKAKEMLEKGGDKIVLPIDSNCGDAFSSDCNKEIVDNDISDGFQGFDIGPKSAKLFADIVRESKTVVWNGPMGVFEMPPFDEGTKAVAQAIAESDAVSIIGGGDSAAAVKQLGYADKVTHVSTGGGASLAMLEGKKFAAVELLDEK, encoded by the coding sequence ATGGCGAAGAAAACCATCGCTGACGTCGATGTCGCTGACAAGAAAGTCCTCATCCGTGTTGACTTCAACGTCCCCCTCAACGAAGGCAAAATTACCGACGACCGTCGAATCCAGATGGCTCTCCCCACCATCAAAGCTGCCCTCGATAACGGTGCCGCCGTCATCCTTATGTCACACCTCGGCCGCCCGAAGGGTGAAGGCATCGAACCCGCCTTCTCACTCGCTCCAGCCGCCGCCCGTCTAGGCGAAATCCTCTCCAGCAATGAAGTCATCATGGCAACCGACACCGTCGGCGAGGATGCAAAGGCAAAGGCTGCTGCACTCGAAGCGGGTCAAATCCTCGTCCTCGAAAACCTTCGTTTCGCTAAGGAAGAGAAGAAGGGCAACGCAGACTTCGGCAAAGCAATCGCTGACATGGCTGATGTCTACGTCAACGACGCCTTCGGCACATGTCACCGCGAGCACGCTTCAATGGTCGCTGTCCCATCTGCAATGAAAGCAGCTGGCAAGCCTACCGTTTGTGGTTTCCTCGTTGAAAAAGAAATCAAGTTCCTCGCTGACACCATCGCCACACCAGGCCGTCCTTTCGTCGCCATCCTCGGCGGCGCTAAAGTCTCTGACAAGATCGTCGTCATCGAAAACCTCATCAACATCTGCGACAAGATCATCATCGGCGGCGCAATGGCTTACACCTTCTTCCTCGCAAAAGGTATCAAAGTCGGCAACTCCCTCGTCGAGCCAGACTTCGTAGAGAAAGCCAAAGAAATGCTCGAAAAAGGTGGCGACAAAATCGTTCTCCCAATCGACTCAAACTGCGGCGACGCATTCTCCTCTGACTGCAACAAAGAAATCGTCGACAACGATATCTCCGACGGCTTCCAAGGTTTCGACATCGGCCCTAAATCAGCAAAACTTTTCGCTGACATCGTTCGTGAATCCAAGACAGTTGTATGGAACGGCCCAATGGGCGTCTTCGAAATGCCTCCATTCGATGAAGGCACAAAAGCAGTCGCACAAGCTATCGCTGAATCAGACGCAGTTTCCATCATCGGCGGCGGCGACTCAGCAGCAGCCGTCAAACAACTCGGCTACGCAGACAAAGTCACCCACGTCTCCACCGGAGGCGGTGCATCCCTCGCAATGCTCGAAGGCAAGAAGTTCGCAGCAGTCGAGCTCCTTGACGAAAAATAA
- the ygfZ gene encoding CAF17-like 4Fe-4S cluster assembly/insertion protein YgfZ, with product MNETHENGTGMFGGADEANPLMRIQEKMGGMFIAWGGDGGEFTGVPLVESFDEYYAEYAAIRQRVGILHMPQRTVVKMRGSEACDFLHRMNTNDVNGLKVGESNHALLLNQKGRIDVDMIVMKVGEDELWLEVDQHNASRLIESLDKMIFTEDIEFEDCSDQLEHIALHGPAGVKLLEKLRTQETEGLSGIELWEHREVKLHGVDCRVYRRDDAGSLGLHVLVPRDALIAIYGEMVRASGWEAGAEVDAEWAEKRREGLRGRPIGWMAYNTARIEAGTPIWMIDYGTDSLPAETGIIDELVSFTKGCYLGQEIVARMHSRGHPKRILVGLKLDADKIPVAGSAVTEEKNGESAIIGGITSSTASPLLGNQSIALAVMKWGKHRAGSKFSVVAEEASIAAETCTLGVM from the coding sequence ATGAACGAGACTCACGAGAATGGCACGGGCATGTTTGGCGGCGCAGACGAGGCAAACCCGCTGATGCGGATCCAGGAGAAAATGGGCGGAATGTTTATTGCGTGGGGTGGCGATGGAGGTGAGTTCACGGGTGTGCCGCTGGTTGAGTCGTTTGACGAGTACTATGCGGAATATGCTGCGATCAGGCAACGTGTTGGAATTTTGCACATGCCGCAGCGAACGGTGGTCAAAATGAGAGGGTCTGAGGCGTGTGATTTTCTGCACCGGATGAACACGAACGATGTCAACGGCTTAAAGGTGGGCGAATCCAATCACGCGCTACTGTTGAACCAGAAGGGGCGGATTGATGTGGACATGATTGTGATGAAAGTGGGGGAAGATGAACTTTGGTTGGAGGTGGATCAACATAATGCAAGCCGATTGATTGAAAGCCTCGATAAAATGATCTTCACTGAAGATATTGAGTTTGAGGATTGCAGCGATCAATTAGAACATATTGCTTTGCATGGGCCTGCAGGTGTGAAGTTACTTGAAAAGTTGAGAACTCAAGAGACAGAGGGGTTGAGCGGAATTGAGTTGTGGGAACATCGTGAAGTGAAATTGCACGGGGTCGATTGCCGAGTATATCGCAGGGATGATGCGGGGAGTTTGGGATTGCACGTGCTGGTGCCGCGTGATGCATTGATTGCGATTTATGGCGAGATGGTGCGAGCGAGTGGATGGGAAGCAGGGGCGGAAGTTGATGCGGAATGGGCGGAGAAGAGAAGAGAAGGATTGAGGGGACGGCCGATTGGCTGGATGGCATATAACACGGCTAGAATTGAAGCGGGGACGCCGATCTGGATGATTGATTATGGTACGGACTCATTGCCAGCCGAAACGGGGATCATTGATGAATTGGTCTCTTTTACCAAAGGATGCTATTTGGGGCAGGAAATCGTGGCACGCATGCATAGCCGAGGACACCCTAAGCGTATATTAGTTGGTTTAAAGCTAGATGCCGACAAGATTCCGGTCGCAGGGTCAGCGGTAACTGAGGAAAAGAATGGTGAATCCGCGATTATTGGCGGAATCACCAGTTCGACGGCTTCACCTCTGCTTGGCAATCAATCCATTGCACTGGCGGTAATGAAGTGGGGTAAACATAGAGCCGGCTCAAAATTTTCGGTTGTGGCCGAAGAAGCGAGTATTGCCGCTGAGACTTGCACACTTGGTGTGATGTAA
- a CDS encoding HAMP domain-containing methyl-accepting chemotaxis protein, with product MLKRLKISAKMTAGFALMLVLTAVLGVTAIVEMGQIQKNVGRFEEEVTPIKEATTEIKSSFLLARYDVAKYDRTGHVKYLNDAKNELEKVDQAIANLATVTKSIGLDEVTEDTRLMSELGSQYRKQIDANMQAQLEIVANRSAMNDAANAFLQYCNDYLGPQHLKMAAAADKVENAKEVKERNRKIELINNTINAGNSIQVANYKAQISRDVSVMQQAFDHVDLLKENIEQILPMTSKQSDLDLLNGALVSAQAYRESMDAIVSVWAKLDQSYKERSEIGLEMMALADEVVGDAREVADEVANLTNQTVSRASWMMIAGIVASLLIGSIIALLITRGIVQPVREIVERIKDIAQGEGDLTKRVDVQSQDEVGELATWFNAFVEKVHNIVQQVSYATHDVASAATQIAASAEEMAQGMIEQSDQVTQVSTAIEEMSSSVVEVANKATDANNTATNARDVAEKGGNIVHNTIEGIQQISSDTETVSGVINDLGQQSDKIGEIILVINDIADQTNLLALNAAIEAARAGEHGRGFAVVADEVRKLADRTTQATENINTLIDQIQGNTNQAVEQMNSSKATVESGVSQAQQAGEALATIVSGAEEVAEMIQNIAAAAEQQSAAAQQISGNITGISAVISQNTEGANQAAGAATSLSQKSEELQRLVGQFRVAS from the coding sequence ATGTTAAAACGTTTGAAGATTAGCGCGAAGATGACAGCAGGTTTTGCGCTGATGCTTGTATTGACTGCAGTGCTTGGTGTGACAGCGATTGTTGAAATGGGGCAGATCCAGAAAAATGTTGGTCGTTTCGAAGAAGAGGTAACGCCAATTAAGGAAGCGACGACAGAGATCAAGTCTTCATTTTTGCTTGCTCGCTACGATGTGGCAAAATACGATCGAACAGGTCATGTGAAGTATTTAAATGATGCGAAGAACGAATTAGAGAAGGTTGATCAAGCGATCGCGAATCTGGCAACTGTGACGAAATCCATTGGCCTTGATGAAGTCACAGAAGATACGCGGCTTATGTCGGAATTAGGATCACAATATCGTAAACAAATTGATGCAAATATGCAGGCGCAATTAGAAATAGTAGCCAACCGTTCAGCAATGAATGATGCCGCAAATGCGTTTCTGCAATATTGCAACGATTATCTTGGACCGCAGCATCTAAAGATGGCTGCTGCTGCGGATAAGGTTGAGAATGCAAAAGAAGTGAAAGAGCGTAATCGTAAGATAGAGCTGATTAACAACACGATTAACGCAGGTAATAGTATTCAGGTTGCGAATTACAAGGCCCAGATCAGTCGTGACGTATCGGTTATGCAGCAAGCATTCGATCATGTCGATTTGCTGAAAGAGAATATTGAGCAAATTCTGCCGATGACCAGTAAGCAAAGTGATCTAGATTTGCTGAATGGCGCGTTAGTGTCAGCACAGGCATATCGTGAATCCATGGACGCAATCGTATCTGTTTGGGCCAAGCTTGATCAGTCATACAAAGAGCGATCTGAGATTGGGTTGGAAATGATGGCATTAGCTGATGAAGTGGTTGGCGACGCAAGAGAAGTTGCGGATGAAGTCGCAAATCTGACGAATCAAACCGTTTCACGCGCTTCATGGATGATGATTGCGGGCATTGTCGCTTCATTATTAATCGGTTCAATCATAGCCCTTCTGATTACACGAGGTATCGTGCAGCCAGTCCGTGAGATCGTTGAACGTATTAAAGATATCGCGCAAGGTGAAGGTGATCTCACGAAGCGTGTCGACGTGCAATCACAAGATGAGGTTGGTGAATTAGCGACTTGGTTCAATGCGTTTGTCGAGAAAGTTCACAATATCGTGCAACAGGTTTCATATGCCACGCACGATGTTGCTTCCGCCGCAACACAGATCGCCGCATCTGCAGAAGAAATGGCGCAGGGCATGATCGAACAATCCGATCAGGTAACACAAGTCTCGACAGCGATTGAGGAAATGTCATCCTCCGTTGTCGAAGTTGCCAATAAAGCGACTGATGCAAACAACACCGCTACTAATGCACGCGACGTCGCAGAAAAAGGTGGCAACATTGTTCACAATACCATTGAAGGTATTCAGCAAATCTCTTCCGACACTGAGACCGTTAGCGGCGTCATCAATGACCTTGGTCAGCAATCCGACAAGATTGGTGAGATTATTTTGGTCATCAACGATATCGCGGATCAAACCAATCTGCTTGCACTCAATGCTGCGATTGAAGCAGCACGAGCGGGTGAACATGGACGCGGCTTCGCCGTTGTCGCTGATGAGGTTCGTAAACTAGCCGATCGTACCACTCAAGCTACAGAAAACATCAATACACTCATCGATCAAATTCAAGGCAACACTAATCAAGCGGTTGAGCAGATGAATAGCTCGAAAGCAACTGTTGAGTCAGGTGTTTCTCAAGCGCAACAAGCCGGCGAAGCACTTGCCACGATCGTGTCCGGTGCTGAAGAAGTTGCGGAAATGATTCAGAATATCGCCGCAGCAGCTGAGCAGCAGTCCGCCGCCGCTCAGCAGATTTCAGGCAATATTACCGGTATTTCAGCAGTTATTTCACAAAATACCGAAGGTGCCAACCAGGCCGCAGGCGCAGCGACCTCGCTCTCTCAGAAGTCGGAAGAACTGCAACGTCTGGTCGGGCAGTTTAGAGTGGCTTCCTAA
- a CDS encoding STAS domain-containing protein: MLPSGMEIDINTGVATCKIDLPEVTHLEMQEMVDECMSLMRNDNIRNFVFDLEAVEFLASSCIGALVSFLQDIEHVKGKIAIANCKDNVSFLFKVTRLDSVFAIYDDVDDAIASF; the protein is encoded by the coding sequence ATGCTGCCTAGCGGAATGGAAATTGACATCAACACCGGCGTTGCCACCTGCAAGATTGACCTCCCCGAGGTCACCCATCTTGAAATGCAGGAGATGGTCGACGAATGCATGAGCCTCATGCGCAACGACAACATCCGCAACTTCGTTTTCGACCTCGAAGCCGTCGAGTTTCTTGCCTCAAGTTGCATCGGTGCACTCGTCTCATTCCTCCAAGACATTGAGCACGTCAAAGGCAAAATCGCCATCGCCAACTGCAAAGACAACGTCTCATTCCTTTTCAAAGTCACCCGACTCGACAGTGTCTTCGCCATATACGATGACGTTGACGACGCCATCGCGTCCTTCTAG